A part of Lacinutrix sp. 5H-3-7-4 genomic DNA contains:
- a CDS encoding GNAT family N-acetyltransferase gives MKVNIIPFNKKYSKDFYNLNIEWLETYFYVEPFDREVLTNPDLYIINKGGFIFFAKIEETIVGTFALMPLKEDNAYELTKMAVSPKHRGFKIGQKLLQYGIGFAKKNNFNRLLLYSNTKLENAIYLYRKFGFKDIDVEKDCPYERCNIKMEFFDL, from the coding sequence ATGAAAGTTAATATTATTCCTTTTAACAAAAAATACTCAAAAGACTTCTACAACTTAAATATAGAATGGTTAGAAACTTATTTTTACGTAGAACCTTTTGATAGAGAGGTACTCACAAATCCAGACCTGTATATAATTAACAAAGGTGGTTTTATTTTTTTTGCCAAAATAGAAGAAACAATTGTGGGTACATTTGCATTAATGCCTTTAAAAGAAGATAATGCATATGAGCTAACAAAAATGGCTGTTTCTCCTAAACATAGAGGTTTTAAAATTGGACAAAAATTATTACAATATGGTATTGGTTTTGCTAAAAAAAATAATTTTAATAGACTACTTCTCTATTCTAATACAAAGCTTGAAAATGCCATCTATTTATATAGAAAATTTGGATTTAAAGACATTGATGTAGAAAAAGATTGCCCGTACGAACGTTGTAATATAAAGATGGAATTTTTTGATTTATAA
- a CDS encoding formimidoylglutamase, which yields MSKLVLFNSNQLNNIIKKREGEIKFGERIKLLTAFDDIYGKLKNLDVKYVLIGLPEDVGVFANLGNTGTNKAWESTIKILLNTQHNQENNGNNVLILGYLDFSEELKTCSKLSQDSNKDLKKSRQIVENIDKEVTNIIFNIVKAGKTPIIIGGGHNNAYGNIKGTSLALNKKINVVNFDAHTDFRALEGRHSGNGFSYAFAEGFLNRYFIFGLHKNYTSQAIFDTALNAKKRIRYNTFEELEVEKILKYKPQMKKALKFISKTNFGIEIDCDAIINIPSSAKTPSGFSVSKTRQFVSYFASNKNAKYLHVCEAAPTPKTATQVGKLITYLITDFIRANES from the coding sequence ATGAGTAAACTTGTTTTATTTAATTCAAACCAATTAAACAACATAATAAAAAAACGCGAAGGCGAAATTAAATTTGGTGAACGCATCAAATTGTTAACTGCATTCGATGATATATACGGCAAGTTAAAAAATTTAGACGTTAAATATGTACTTATTGGTTTACCAGAAGATGTTGGTGTGTTTGCAAACCTAGGAAACACAGGCACTAACAAAGCATGGGAGTCCACAATTAAAATTTTGTTAAATACGCAACATAACCAAGAAAACAACGGCAACAATGTATTAATACTGGGTTATTTAGATTTTAGTGAAGAGCTAAAAACATGCTCTAAATTAAGTCAAGACTCAAATAAAGACTTAAAAAAATCAAGGCAAATAGTAGAAAATATAGACAAAGAAGTAACCAATATTATATTTAATATTGTAAAAGCAGGAAAAACACCTATAATAATTGGTGGCGGTCATAATAACGCATATGGAAATATTAAAGGCACATCATTAGCATTAAATAAAAAAATAAATGTTGTTAATTTTGATGCGCATACAGATTTTAGAGCATTAGAAGGCAGACATAGCGGAAATGGTTTTAGTTACGCTTTCGCGGAAGGCTTTTTAAATAGATATTTTATTTTTGGCTTACATAAAAACTATACTTCTCAAGCTATTTTTGATACAGCGTTAAATGCTAAAAAAAGAATTAGATACAATACCTTTGAAGAATTAGAAGTTGAAAAAATACTAAAATACAAACCGCAAATGAAAAAAGCTTTGAAGTTTATTTCAAAAACCAACTTTGGAATTGAAATAGATTGCGATGCTATAATTAATATACCTAGTAGCGCAAAAACACCTTCCGGTTTCTCTGTTAGTAAAACAAGACAGTTTGTTAGCTATTTTGCTTCAAATAAAAATGCTAAATACTTACACGTTTGTGAAGCTGCACCAACACCCAAAACTGCAACACAAGTTGGTAAATTAATTACTTATTTAATAACCGATTTTATTAGAGCTAATGAAAGTTAA